A single region of the Fibrobacterota bacterium genome encodes:
- a CDS encoding TonB family protein, with protein MSAISKDIVPSPIPRDDGTPIDPKDHAKGNEPVTRNIAMLISVLVHGFAMLMLGLSALLAPHRQSAVPIFELVSLEPPKLRPLAPKVQPPPEPPKPEPEPPPPPPEAPKLTPKPTKAVAVKKPEPKVTKPREPEDKTPPKEVVPEQQVLTPQIVSHVPEDPRLAGWASRVKKRAEGLWKPPAGIDILGTVKTVVSFKVTREGTIQDVQVTSSSGNADLDQLAQQTIQRMDHTPPIPENFPDDQIQVSYEFVYSGQQ; from the coding sequence ATGTCGGCAATCTCCAAGGACATCGTTCCCTCGCCCATCCCCCGCGACGATGGTACGCCCATCGATCCCAAGGACCATGCCAAGGGCAACGAACCCGTCACCCGGAACATCGCCATGCTCATCTCCGTGCTCGTGCACGGGTTCGCCATGCTGATGCTCGGCCTTTCGGCCTTGCTCGCGCCCCATCGGCAGTCCGCGGTGCCCATCTTCGAACTGGTCAGCCTGGAGCCGCCCAAGCTGCGGCCCCTGGCCCCCAAGGTGCAGCCTCCGCCGGAGCCCCCGAAACCCGAGCCCGAACCGCCGCCCCCCCCGCCCGAAGCGCCCAAGCTGACCCCCAAGCCCACCAAGGCCGTGGCCGTCAAGAAGCCCGAACCCAAGGTGACCAAGCCGCGCGAACCGGAAGACAAGACCCCGCCCAAGGAGGTGGTGCCGGAACAACAGGTGCTGACGCCCCAGATCGTCTCTCACGTGCCGGAGGATCCGCGTCTTGCCGGCTGGGCCAGCCGCGTAAAGAAGAGGGCGGAAGGTTTATGGAAACCGCCCGCGGGAATTGATATCTTGGGGACGGTCAAAACCGTGGTCAGCTTCAAGGTTACCCGCGAAGGAACAATCCAGGACGTGCAAGTGACTTCATCCAGCGGTAACGCCGATTTGGATCAACTGGCGCAGCAGACCATTCAGCGCATGGATCATACTCCCCCTATTCCCGAGAATTTTCCCGACGATCAGATCCAGGTCAGCTATGAGTTCGTCTACAGCGGGCAGCAGTAA
- a CDS encoding tetratricopeptide repeat protein yields the protein MFGFPVQTSGLSPLPSGGRAAGFRSFHRRVLRLCVLTALAVISGQALSGCGAFEVLRTQNEKTQSDVKALSKQVEAVQKSVDELNLAQGGSTSKMKADLTMMLTQLEGQITRLHAEIDETQYRLTQLSAKIEKLDQKKIVVGGGASAAPSGSAMAAPGSPVGTPGATAPGNGEAVRVVEGLDLEALFNQARDDYIRGKYDLALSGFKTVYEKDAGGTWRELAMFWLGETLLKQDKADKALEAYARVVREFPRGTKACSAHFKIGLIYNDKKEKAKRDEEWGKLIAECAGTNEAQRAQEIQKE from the coding sequence GTGTTCGGCTTTCCGGTCCAAACTTCAGGCCTGAGCCCGCTCCCCTCCGGGGGGCGGGCCGCGGGTTTCCGTTCGTTCCATCGGCGCGTCCTGCGTCTCTGCGTCCTCACGGCCTTGGCTGTCATCTCCGGCCAAGCCTTAAGCGGATGCGGAGCCTTCGAGGTTCTGCGTACGCAGAACGAGAAGACCCAGTCGGACGTCAAGGCCCTGTCCAAGCAGGTGGAAGCGGTGCAGAAGTCGGTCGATGAGCTGAACCTGGCCCAAGGCGGTTCGACGAGCAAGATGAAAGCCGATCTGACCATGATGCTGACCCAGCTCGAAGGCCAGATCACTCGCCTGCATGCGGAAATCGATGAGACCCAATACCGGCTCACCCAGTTGAGCGCCAAGATCGAGAAGCTCGATCAGAAGAAGATCGTGGTGGGCGGCGGCGCGTCCGCGGCCCCTTCCGGATCGGCTATGGCCGCGCCCGGATCGCCCGTAGGCACGCCCGGGGCGACCGCGCCGGGCAACGGCGAAGCGGTGCGCGTGGTGGAAGGCCTGGACCTGGAGGCCCTCTTCAACCAGGCCCGGGACGATTATATCCGGGGCAAGTACGATTTGGCCCTGTCCGGATTCAAGACCGTGTACGAGAAGGATGCCGGGGGCACCTGGCGCGAACTGGCCATGTTCTGGCTGGGGGAAACCTTGCTGAAGCAGGACAAAGCCGATAAGGCCTTGGAGGCCTACGCGCGCGTGGTCCGCGAGTTCCCCCGCGGGACCAAGGCCTGCTCGGCCCATTTCAAGATCGGCCTTATCTACAACGATAAGAAGGAGAAGGCGAAACGCGACGAGGAGTGGGGCAAGCTAATCGCCGAATGCGCCGGGACCAACGAAGCCCAACGCGCCCAAGAGATCCAAAAGGAATAG
- a CDS encoding PD40 domain-containing protein, translated as MSSSTAGSSNMRVTLAARLLAILVLIVAVLPGRAADVVITSEQKGAETIALGFIDFKCTKGDPNSVAFTPHGVIAWDLDFSGRFKVKTATQFDSASKLDFKTSGALAYVRGEYALSGDEFSLQCELIDIDSQEKIIAKKYSGKKAELRQAAHKFSDELVYQLFGDKGIAQSRIAYVTKHSGNKEIAVMDYDGANVIEVTRNKSINLQPCWVEGKAKIIYTSYAGGQPQFYQKDFESGKNGLLFASKGMNTSASWNKMDKEIAYASTIDGNAEIYRRAFPDGKPQRLTFFGSIETSPSWSPNGYEIAFVSDRGGKPMIYVMDRDGSNLRALTHEGDYYGSPAWSPKGDRIAFTAMDEGNNMNIMTITPDGKDQAKLTTGAGSNENPSWSPDGRHLVFMSTRTGSPEIFMMNADGSNPKRISFSGANSMPKWSDY; from the coding sequence ATGAGTTCGTCTACAGCGGGCAGCAGTAACATGCGTGTTACCCTCGCCGCCCGCCTCCTGGCCATCCTCGTATTGATCGTAGCCGTCCTTCCCGGCCGCGCCGCCGACGTGGTCATCACCTCGGAGCAGAAGGGCGCCGAGACCATCGCCCTGGGTTTCATCGATTTCAAGTGCACCAAGGGCGATCCCAACTCCGTCGCCTTCACTCCCCATGGCGTGATCGCCTGGGACCTGGATTTCAGCGGCCGCTTCAAGGTCAAGACGGCGACCCAGTTCGACAGCGCCTCTAAGTTGGATTTCAAGACCTCGGGGGCCTTGGCCTACGTGCGCGGCGAGTACGCCTTGTCCGGCGATGAATTCAGCCTGCAATGCGAACTCATCGACATCGATTCCCAGGAAAAAATCATCGCGAAGAAGTATTCCGGCAAGAAGGCGGAACTGCGCCAGGCTGCCCACAAGTTCTCCGACGAGCTTGTCTACCAGCTGTTCGGGGACAAAGGCATCGCCCAATCGCGCATCGCCTACGTGACCAAGCATTCGGGCAACAAGGAAATCGCGGTGATGGATTACGATGGCGCCAACGTCATCGAGGTCACCCGTAACAAGTCCATCAACCTCCAGCCCTGTTGGGTGGAAGGCAAAGCGAAAATCATCTATACGAGCTACGCGGGAGGCCAGCCCCAGTTCTACCAGAAGGATTTCGAGTCCGGCAAGAACGGGCTGCTCTTCGCCTCCAAAGGCATGAATACCTCGGCTTCCTGGAACAAGATGGATAAGGAAATCGCCTACGCCTCGACCATCGACGGCAACGCCGAAATCTACCGGCGCGCCTTTCCGGACGGAAAGCCCCAGCGGCTCACCTTCTTCGGTTCCATCGAGACTTCCCCCAGCTGGTCCCCCAACGGCTACGAAATCGCCTTCGTCTCCGACCGGGGGGGCAAACCGATGATCTACGTGATGGACCGGGACGGGTCGAACCTGCGCGCCCTGACCCACGAAGGCGATTATTACGGATCGCCCGCCTGGTCGCCCAAAGGGGACCGCATCGCCTTTACCGCCATGGACGAAGGCAACAACATGAATATCATGACCATCACGCCGGATGGGAAGGATCAGGCCAAATTGACCACCGGGGCGGGGAGCAATGAGAATCCCAGTTGGAGCCCGGACGGCCGGCACCTTGTCTTTATGTCCACCCGGACGGGAAGCCCGGAGATTTTCATGATGAACGCCGACGGGAGCAACCCCAAGCGGATCAGTTTCTCCGGCGCCAACAGCATGCCGAAGTGGTCGGATTACTGA
- the dnaA gene encoding chromosomal replication initiator protein DnaA has product MQGMMGKQTLIEAEESSLWARCLTALRTQISESALNTWFSALEIQESAGPDMLITVPNGFVLEYVSHHYRTVIEKALEDILGHIVHVSFTVPQRSPHLEVFGAESARAEGFPSSPAATGLGQSDSESLWIKTRGPVRIEVTVPLNPRYTFDEFVIGDCNQLAHAACKAVAEAPSHNNFNPLVLYGGTGMGKTHLVQAIAHFCIENETVRKVVYRTSEEFTREYIEYVQKNKDSRTFYQVYKDADILLIDDIQFLAGKQSTQDEFFNIFSILQSLNKQIVITSDRPPAEIKGLHTRLLSRFDTGLLADLQPPNLETRLAILQKKSEDGSDSPITGDVLTYVANQVTSNIRELEGTLIKLSAYASFTHIPITVEIAKQILGDTLRNVNQPVTIKRVLDQVALEYGTTVSLLTSQTRKKNVAEPRQIAMYLARQLTDNSLHTIGLAFGRDYSTVIHSIKKVEQCMEKDAQVKRQVDRMLESLG; this is encoded by the coding sequence GTGCAAGGCATGATGGGAAAGCAGACCTTGATCGAAGCCGAAGAAAGTTCCCTGTGGGCCCGCTGCCTCACCGCCCTGCGCACCCAGATTTCGGAGTCCGCCTTGAACACCTGGTTCTCCGCCCTGGAGATCCAGGAGTCCGCGGGTCCGGACATGCTCATCACGGTCCCCAACGGTTTCGTGCTCGAATACGTCTCCCATCATTACCGGACCGTCATCGAGAAGGCGCTGGAGGATATCCTCGGCCATATCGTGCATGTCTCCTTCACCGTGCCGCAGCGCTCGCCGCACCTGGAAGTCTTCGGAGCCGAATCCGCCCGGGCCGAGGGTTTCCCGTCCTCGCCCGCCGCGACCGGCCTGGGGCAAAGCGACTCCGAGTCCCTATGGATCAAGACCCGCGGCCCGGTGCGCATCGAAGTCACCGTCCCCTTGAATCCCCGCTACACCTTCGATGAGTTCGTGATCGGGGACTGCAACCAATTGGCCCATGCGGCCTGCAAAGCCGTGGCCGAGGCCCCCAGCCATAACAACTTCAATCCGCTGGTTCTGTACGGCGGCACGGGCATGGGCAAGACCCATCTGGTGCAGGCCATCGCCCACTTCTGCATCGAGAACGAGACCGTGCGCAAGGTGGTGTACCGCACCTCGGAAGAGTTCACCCGCGAGTACATCGAGTACGTGCAGAAGAACAAGGACTCCCGCACCTTCTACCAGGTCTATAAGGACGCGGATATCCTGCTCATCGACGATATCCAATTCCTGGCCGGCAAGCAGTCGACGCAGGACGAGTTCTTCAACATCTTCAGCATCCTGCAATCGCTGAACAAGCAAATCGTCATCACCTCGGATCGGCCGCCGGCGGAAATCAAGGGCCTGCACACGCGCCTCCTCTCCCGCTTCGACACCGGCCTCTTGGCCGACTTGCAGCCGCCCAACCTGGAAACCCGCCTGGCCATCCTCCAGAAGAAGAGCGAAGACGGAAGCGATAGCCCCATCACCGGGGACGTGCTCACCTATGTCGCCAACCAGGTGACCTCCAACATCCGCGAGCTGGAAGGCACCCTGATCAAGCTGTCCGCCTACGCCAGCTTCACCCATATCCCCATCACGGTGGAGATCGCCAAACAGATCCTGGGCGATACCCTCCGCAACGTGAACCAGCCGGTGACCATCAAACGTGTGCTGGACCAGGTGGCCCTGGAGTACGGGACCACGGTTTCCCTCCTCACTTCCCAGACCCGCAAGAAGAACGTGGCCGAGCCCCGGCAGATCGCCATGTACCTGGCCCGCCAGTTGACCGACAACTCCCTGCATACCATCGGCCTGGCTTTCGGCCGGGACTATTCCACCGTCATCCATTCCATCAAGAAGGTGGAGCAATGCATGGAGAAGGACGCGCAGGTGAAGCGGCAAGTGGACCGCATGCTGGAGTCGCTCGGTTAA
- a CDS encoding MotA/TolQ/ExbB proton channel family protein has translation MHSVTLEILKGATGSTYAIVAVMFLLSIGVWAVLIQKWLANGGRKRSFGKWRQMMGERPSFQDLLKVSKSMPNTPMGAIARSALAEMEGLSAYVSYDSLEHRGELVRESVERSIDTEKDKNERGLVYLAFCSATGPLIGLLGTVWGIMDSFYQIGKQGSGNITVVAPGIAEALLATMAGLLVAIPSSVGYNAFTGFNRKAEAIMLNFGSELVSLFKRGDLSALERSTSKKP, from the coding sequence ATGCATTCGGTCACCCTGGAAATCCTCAAAGGCGCCACCGGTTCCACCTATGCCATCGTGGCGGTCATGTTCCTCTTGTCCATCGGCGTATGGGCGGTGCTGATCCAGAAATGGCTGGCCAACGGCGGGCGCAAACGCTCTTTCGGGAAGTGGCGGCAAATGATGGGAGAGCGTCCCAGCTTCCAGGATCTGCTCAAGGTTTCCAAAAGCATGCCCAACACCCCCATGGGGGCCATCGCACGGTCGGCCCTGGCCGAGATGGAAGGCCTGTCCGCCTATGTCAGCTACGATTCCCTGGAGCATCGCGGCGAACTGGTGCGCGAATCGGTGGAGCGATCCATCGACACGGAAAAGGATAAGAACGAGCGCGGCCTCGTCTATCTGGCTTTCTGCTCGGCGACGGGCCCGCTCATCGGCCTGTTGGGCACGGTGTGGGGCATCATGGACTCGTTCTACCAAATCGGCAAGCAGGGTTCGGGCAACATCACCGTGGTGGCTCCCGGCATCGCGGAGGCCCTGCTCGCCACCATGGCGGGCTTACTTGTCGCCATCCCCTCGTCGGTGGGATACAACGCCTTCACGGGATTCAACCGCAAAGCCGAGGCCATCATGCTCAATTTCGGATCGGAATTGGTCAGCTTGTTCAAGCGCGGGGATCTTTCGGCCTTGGAACGCTCCACCAGCAAGAAGCCTTAA
- a CDS encoding biopolymer transporter ExbD, translated as MRKRDSLRPNPELNLVNLIDVLFAILIVFMITAPLMSQGVKVELPKAQAASLDEKKAIQVTVTKEREILINETPSDQSSFEKDFRQVWTGDDETAIVINSDQSVPYGYVMELVAAIQRQGGKRLGFLTDPGAPPPRNKHR; from the coding sequence ATGCGTAAGCGCGATTCGCTGCGGCCCAATCCCGAACTGAACCTCGTCAACCTCATCGACGTTCTGTTCGCCATCCTCATCGTCTTCATGATCACCGCGCCGCTCATGTCCCAGGGCGTCAAGGTCGAGTTGCCCAAGGCCCAGGCCGCCAGCCTGGACGAGAAGAAGGCCATCCAAGTGACGGTGACCAAGGAGCGGGAGATCCTCATCAACGAGACGCCCTCCGATCAGTCCAGCTTCGAGAAGGATTTCCGGCAAGTCTGGACCGGTGACGACGAGACCGCCATCGTCATCAACAGCGATCAGAGCGTCCCTTACGGCTACGTGATGGAACTGGTGGCGGCCATCCAGCGGCAGGGCGGGAAGCGTCTGGGCTTCCTCACGGATCCGGGCGCGCCTCCTCCGAGGAATAAGCACCGCTAG
- a CDS encoding serine protein kinase RIO — MKIPSRLIPLVEDGIIDDVLGQVKSGKEADVFIVQVGDEVRCAKVYKEANQRSFRQAAVYQEGRKVQNSRSARAIAKSTRFGKKEAENSWISAEVAALNTLSAAGIRVPTPYGFFDGVLIMELILGEDGLPAPRLNDLTLSAETALLYHEELISQIVRMLCAGIIHGDLSEFNVLVDTEGPVIIDLPQAVNAAGNNSAAMLFARDVDNMARWFGRFEPGILGLKYAKEIWALYEKRKLTPETELTGRFTEPTRAADVGGVLDAIGDARKEHEDKLLRKAGERVPRAWDREAGKPQDRNPGFGNPGPGSERGKPQGNRPPRTNRQDPQRGRPHGQSQRPQANPPPPSSRPPSRPSSQPPPPQSPRPPVPPPAKPPREWGRR, encoded by the coding sequence ATGAAGATCCCCTCCCGCCTCATCCCCCTCGTCGAAGACGGCATCATCGACGACGTACTGGGCCAGGTGAAGAGCGGCAAGGAAGCGGATGTTTTCATCGTGCAGGTCGGCGATGAGGTCCGCTGCGCCAAGGTCTATAAGGAAGCCAACCAGCGCAGCTTCCGCCAGGCCGCCGTCTACCAGGAGGGCCGCAAGGTGCAGAACAGCCGCAGCGCGCGCGCCATCGCCAAGAGCACCCGCTTCGGTAAGAAGGAAGCCGAGAACTCGTGGATCAGCGCCGAGGTCGCCGCCCTCAACACCCTGAGCGCCGCGGGCATCCGCGTGCCCACGCCCTACGGCTTCTTCGACGGCGTCCTCATCATGGAATTGATCCTGGGGGAGGACGGCCTGCCCGCCCCGCGCCTGAACGATCTGACGCTCTCGGCCGAGACCGCGCTCCTCTACCATGAGGAGTTGATCTCCCAGATCGTGCGCATGCTCTGCGCCGGCATCATCCACGGCGACCTCTCGGAATTCAACGTCCTCGTCGATACGGAAGGGCCCGTCATCATCGATCTGCCCCAGGCCGTCAACGCGGCCGGCAACAATAGCGCCGCCATGCTCTTCGCCCGCGACGTCGACAACATGGCCCGCTGGTTCGGCCGCTTCGAGCCCGGCATCCTGGGGCTCAAGTACGCGAAGGAAATCTGGGCCCTCTACGAAAAGCGCAAGCTCACCCCGGAAACCGAATTGACCGGTCGCTTCACGGAACCGACCCGCGCGGCGGACGTGGGCGGGGTACTGGATGCGATCGGGGATGCGCGCAAGGAGCATGAAGATAAGCTCCTGAGGAAGGCGGGCGAGCGGGTGCCGAGGGCCTGGGATCGGGAGGCGGGGAAACCGCAAGACCGAAACCCGGGTTTCGGGAATCCGGGGCCCGGGTCCGAACGGGGAAAGCCGCAAGGCAATCGGCCTCCGCGAACCAATCGGCAAGATCCGCAGCGCGGCCGTCCCCATGGGCAATCGCAACGGCCGCAAGCGAATCCGCCGCCGCCATCTTCGCGGCCGCCCTCGCGGCCGTCCTCGCAGCCACCTCCGCCGCAATCGCCACGACCCCCGGTTCCGCCGCCTGCCAAACCGCCGCGGGAGTGGGGCCGACGCTAA
- the pal gene encoding peptidoglycan-associated lipoprotein Pal, producing the protein MDMNLKRLTLAGLLGLGAFAMSNCTKPPPPAPKEAPPPPKMEEAPPPPKVEAPKVDEEALRRQRIQARIAEVFKPVYFAYDQSTISAEGQSTLQEIGKLMKEVPEITARVEGHSDERGSNDYNMALGERRAKSVNDYLASYGIQASRLSTISYGEEKPAMEGHDESSWAKNRRVEFTTTF; encoded by the coding sequence ATGGATATGAACCTGAAGCGCTTGACCCTCGCGGGCCTGCTTGGCCTGGGTGCCTTCGCCATGAGCAATTGCACCAAGCCCCCGCCCCCCGCCCCCAAGGAGGCGCCCCCGCCTCCCAAGATGGAGGAGGCGCCCCCTCCGCCTAAGGTGGAAGCGCCCAAGGTCGACGAGGAAGCCCTGCGCCGCCAGCGCATCCAGGCGCGCATCGCCGAAGTGTTCAAGCCCGTCTACTTCGCCTATGATCAGAGCACCATCTCCGCCGAGGGCCAATCGACCCTGCAGGAGATCGGCAAGCTGATGAAGGAAGTGCCGGAGATCACCGCCCGCGTCGAAGGACATTCGGATGAGCGCGGCAGCAACGATTACAACATGGCCCTGGGCGAGCGCCGCGCGAAGTCGGTAAACGATTACCTGGCCAGCTACGGCATCCAGGCTTCCCGTTTGTCGACCATCAGCTATGGCGAAGAGAAGCCGGCGATGGAAGGCCATGACGAATCGTCCTGGGCGAAGAACCGCCGCGTCGAGTTCACGACCACCTTCTAA
- a CDS encoding glycine--tRNA ligase subunit beta, whose amino-acid sequence MHFQQLILTLNNYWNKRGCLLTQAYDMEKGAATFNPSTFLRSLGPEPFDAAWAEPCRRPKDGRYGENPNRMQHYYQYQVVLKPSPLDILDLYIGSLIEIGIKPEEHDIRFVHDDWESPTLGAWGLGWEVWLDGMEITQFTYFQQVGGFDLSPIMGEITYGLERICMYLQNVDNVFDLKYNDRFTYGDIFKQNEIQYSKHNFELADVSMHLKLFESYAAECKRLCEAGVPAPALDYCLKASHAFNLLDARGAISVNERQGYILKVRTLAKMVAEAWVKNREELGYPLLARAKPGSGVAVPIATEAAKGAAADPAFDTAGMPERAPFLIELGVEEMPARVFGPLLRELPALLEKHLAPAQLQPQDVKIFVTPRRIAISIGSILTRQPDLKLELKGPPAHLAKDNQGNWSKAALAFAQKAGLNPDQLQLREIGGSQYLFAQAEKKGQGALAILSEIVPKVLSEIHWYKTMRWGDGNVTPFVRPVIWLVALLGERVIPMAFAGVRAGNETRGHRFLHNRTLAVKAGREDYLSALRAAKVFADQVERKAIIRKQTEAAAAQAGLKWRKDEELLDTVTFLVEYAEPVVGGFAEQLLQVPEEVLVSEMREHQKYFALEKPDGRLANRFITISNMHCGDFALVRKGNEKVLRARFADAEFFLKEDRQRTLESRFADLEKVTFSADLGPEGSIAKKAERAGRLAAHLAGLLKDAQGKPAFDAGRLEKLRRILRLAKCDLTSNMVGEFPELQGIMGRYYALGEGADPVVADGIRDQYRPRNAEDTFPGNDEAALAGIADRLDTLITLFAKGKAPTGSSDPYALRRACWSTVALIVNRGFRLDLRAALRWALEEVYKPILKPAETEGLLEKLLEFFLNRAKNLFQEEARPGLPGGFAKDTLDAAAQAKAGWHDFTDYVARLHALQDFRTRPTFAQAAETFKRVSNILDANVQGDLDPASLKVPAEGQLLKGVIRAEGEVRRHLEAQRYGDVLDAVGALRGDVAALFDATMVNDPDPLLRRQRHLLLRKVRDLVGEIADFSAIQG is encoded by the coding sequence ATGCATTTCCAACAATTGATCCTGACGCTCAACAATTATTGGAACAAGCGCGGCTGTTTGTTGACGCAGGCCTATGACATGGAAAAGGGCGCGGCCACCTTCAATCCCTCCACCTTCCTCCGCTCCTTGGGCCCGGAACCTTTCGACGCCGCTTGGGCCGAGCCCTGCCGCCGCCCCAAGGACGGCCGCTACGGCGAAAACCCCAATCGCATGCAGCACTATTACCAATACCAGGTGGTGCTGAAACCCAGCCCTCTCGACATCCTCGATCTCTATATCGGCTCCTTGATCGAAATCGGGATCAAGCCCGAAGAGCATGACATCCGCTTCGTCCACGACGATTGGGAATCTCCCACCTTGGGGGCCTGGGGCCTGGGCTGGGAAGTGTGGCTGGACGGGATGGAAATCACCCAGTTCACTTACTTCCAACAGGTGGGCGGCTTCGATCTTTCCCCCATCATGGGCGAGATCACCTACGGCTTAGAGCGCATCTGCATGTATCTCCAGAACGTGGACAACGTCTTCGACCTGAAGTACAACGATCGTTTCACCTACGGGGATATCTTCAAGCAGAACGAGATCCAATACTCCAAGCACAACTTCGAGCTGGCCGACGTGAGCATGCACCTGAAGCTGTTCGAAAGCTACGCGGCCGAATGCAAACGCCTCTGCGAGGCGGGCGTGCCCGCGCCGGCCCTGGACTATTGCCTCAAGGCCAGCCACGCCTTCAACCTGCTGGACGCCCGCGGCGCCATTTCCGTGAACGAGCGCCAGGGTTATATCCTGAAGGTGCGCACCTTGGCCAAGATGGTGGCCGAAGCATGGGTGAAGAACCGCGAGGAACTCGGCTACCCGCTGTTGGCCCGCGCCAAGCCCGGTTCCGGGGTCGCCGTACCGATCGCCACCGAGGCCGCCAAAGGCGCCGCCGCCGATCCCGCCTTCGACACCGCCGGTATGCCCGAACGGGCCCCGTTCCTCATCGAACTCGGCGTGGAGGAAATGCCCGCCCGCGTATTCGGCCCGCTGCTCCGGGAGCTGCCGGCCCTCCTGGAAAAGCATCTGGCCCCGGCCCAATTGCAGCCGCAGGACGTGAAAATCTTCGTCACCCCGCGGCGCATCGCCATTTCCATCGGTTCCATCCTCACCCGCCAACCCGATCTGAAGCTCGAGCTCAAGGGGCCGCCCGCCCATCTCGCCAAGGACAACCAGGGAAACTGGTCCAAGGCGGCGCTCGCCTTCGCCCAGAAAGCGGGACTGAACCCGGACCAATTGCAGCTCCGCGAAATCGGCGGCAGCCAATACCTTTTCGCCCAGGCCGAAAAGAAGGGCCAAGGCGCCCTGGCCATCCTATCCGAAATCGTCCCCAAGGTCCTTTCCGAGATCCATTGGTATAAGACCATGCGTTGGGGAGACGGCAACGTAACGCCCTTCGTCCGCCCGGTGATCTGGCTGGTGGCCCTGCTCGGCGAGCGCGTCATCCCCATGGCCTTCGCCGGGGTGCGCGCCGGCAACGAAACCCGCGGCCACCGGTTCCTGCACAACCGTACCCTGGCGGTCAAGGCCGGCCGCGAGGATTACCTTTCGGCCCTGCGCGCCGCCAAGGTCTTCGCCGATCAGGTCGAGCGCAAGGCGATCATCCGCAAGCAGACCGAAGCCGCGGCCGCGCAGGCAGGCCTCAAGTGGCGAAAGGACGAGGAGCTGCTGGATACGGTGACCTTCCTGGTGGAATACGCCGAGCCGGTGGTGGGCGGTTTCGCCGAGCAATTGTTGCAAGTGCCCGAAGAGGTCCTCGTATCGGAGATGCGCGAGCACCAGAAATACTTCGCCCTGGAGAAGCCGGACGGGCGCCTGGCCAACCGCTTCATCACCATCTCCAACATGCATTGCGGGGATTTCGCCCTGGTACGGAAGGGAAACGAGAAGGTGCTGCGCGCGCGCTTCGCGGACGCCGAGTTCTTCCTCAAGGAGGATCGCCAGCGGACCCTGGAATCGCGCTTCGCGGACCTGGAAAAGGTCACCTTCTCCGCGGACCTGGGCCCGGAAGGTTCCATCGCGAAGAAGGCGGAGCGCGCCGGAAGGCTGGCCGCGCATCTGGCCGGCCTCTTGAAGGACGCGCAGGGTAAGCCCGCGTTCGATGCGGGCCGCCTGGAGAAGTTGCGCCGGATCTTGCGCCTGGCCAAATGCGATCTCACCAGCAATATGGTGGGGGAATTCCCCGAATTGCAGGGCATCATGGGCCGCTATTATGCCTTGGGCGAAGGCGCCGATCCGGTGGTGGCCGACGGCATCCGCGACCAATACCGCCCCCGTAACGCCGAAGATACCTTCCCCGGGAACGACGAGGCCGCCCTGGCCGGCATAGCCGATCGCTTGGATACCTTGATCACGCTTTTCGCCAAGGGCAAGGCGCCCACCGGCTCCTCCGATCCATACGCCTTGCGGCGGGCCTGCTGGTCCACGGTGGCGCTCATCGTGAACCGCGGCTTCCGCCTGGATCTGCGCGCGGCCTTGCGCTGGGCCCTCGAGGAGGTGTACAAGCCGATCCTGAAGCCCGCGGAGACGGAAGGTTTGCTCGAGAAGCTCCTGGAATTCTTCCTCAACCGGGCCAAGAACCTGTTCCAGGAAGAAGCCCGCCCCGGCCTGCCGGGCGGGTTCGCCAAGGACACGCTGGACGCGGCCGCGCAGGCCAAGGCCGGCTGGCACGATTTCACCGACTACGTGGCGCGGCTCCATGCCTTGCAGGATTTCCGCACCCGGCCCACCTTCGCCCAGGCCGCGGAAACCTTCAAGCGCGTGTCCAACATCCTGGACGCGAACGTGCAGGGCGATCTCGATCCGGCCTCTCTCAAGGTGCCCGCCGAAGGGCAATTGCTCAAAGGCGTCATCCGCGCCGAAGGCGAGGTGCGCAGGCACTTGGAAGCGCAGCGCTATGGCGACGTGCTGGACGCGGTAGGCGCGTTGCGGGGCGACGTGGCGGCGCTGTTCGACGCCACCATGGTGAACGATCCCGATCCGCTTTTGCGGCGGCAGCGGCATCTATTGCTCCGCAAAGTGCGCGATCTGGTGGGCGAGATCGCCGACTTTTCGGCCATCCAGGGCTGA